A part of Bacillota bacterium genomic DNA contains:
- a CDS encoding radical SAM protein gives MITIVDRRYNYVSVFNQETGFSIRSNVYDKDGNDTGVDPFRASFPELLDIGIMGHCAHGKSGLCIKSGVECYQNGLIVEQENMPFDKFKRIIDECKGRTFQVALGGRGDPDMHENFVAMLHYARINGIVPNFTTSGFGLNKDLLPAIKQYCGAVAVSWYRSKYTIRAIDMLLSAGIKTNIHYCINCSTIDEAIEMICNKTYPKGINRIIFLLHKPVGQGRKENMLSVCDERVKHFFSLFDLPENANKAGFDSCSVPALLSFTSKIHSSTIEPCEAARFSAYISPDFKLYPCSFETRLQFGIDLENNSIEQAWNSEEFDKFRNAFFHTCNDCRNYEHCLGGCPVLPEIVLCKDKKVRLR, from the coding sequence ATGATTACCATTGTTGACCGCAGATATAATTATGTTAGCGTATTTAACCAGGAAACCGGCTTTAGTATTCGTTCAAATGTTTACGATAAAGACGGAAATGATACAGGAGTTGATCCTTTTAGGGCAAGTTTTCCGGAATTATTGGATATTGGCATCATGGGGCATTGTGCCCATGGGAAGAGCGGTCTTTGTATCAAGTCTGGAGTTGAATGCTATCAAAACGGACTTATTGTTGAACAGGAAAATATGCCATTTGATAAATTTAAAAGGATCATCGATGAATGTAAAGGCAGAACCTTTCAAGTAGCTCTTGGGGGCAGAGGCGATCCGGACATGCACGAAAATTTTGTCGCTATGCTGCATTATGCCCGTATAAACGGCATTGTTCCAAACTTTACCACATCGGGATTTGGCCTGAATAAAGATTTATTACCCGCTATAAAGCAGTATTGTGGAGCGGTTGCCGTGAGCTGGTATAGGAGTAAATACACAATACGGGCCATTGATATGCTGCTGTCTGCCGGTATAAAAACAAATATTCATTATTGCATCAATTGTTCAACAATAGATGAAGCCATAGAGATGATTTGCAACAAAACATATCCCAAAGGCATCAATCGCATTATTTTTCTGCTGCATAAACCCGTGGGCCAGGGGAGAAAAGAGAATATGCTCTCCGTTTGTGATGAGCGTGTGAAACATTTTTTCTCTCTTTTTGATCTGCCCGAAAATGCAAATAAAGCCGGATTTGATAGCTGCAGTGTTCCTGCGCTTTTGAGCTTTACGAGCAAAATCCATTCTTCTACTATTGAACCCTGTGAGGCTGCAAGGTTTTCAGCGTATATTTCGCCGGATTTCAAGCTTTACCCCTGCAGCTTCGAAACAAGACTGCAGTTTGGAATAGACCTCGAAAATAACAGTATCGAACAAGCCTGGAACAGCGAAGAATTTGATAAATTTCGAAATGCATTTTTTCATACATGTAATGACTGCCGTAATTACGAACATTGTCTAGGTGGGTGTCCGGTCTTACCTGAAATCGTTTTGTGCAAAGATAAGAAAGTGAGATTGAGGTGA
- a CDS encoding helix-turn-helix transcriptional regulator, giving the protein MFVLRLLKPHVSTVFHIIHTITAVKYIETNNQPNTQRGMCMFDEDLSLIGGNVIGVEMLKTPTIFGSSVLYHLKELCVDLLDDQSSNNADNILFASKMLKTTNGDLKIDIFSKNNQRANKSRKYIVVMEFCNEEQIVADYKFKFSKREAEIIDGLVQGKNNAQIARTLDLSENTVKTHIKNIYKKTGTCNRAELTYVLMLNK; this is encoded by the coding sequence ATGTTTGTACTCCGCCTCCTCAAGCCCCATGTATCAACAGTTTTTCACATCATTCATACTATTACTGCGGTCAAGTATATTGAAACCAATAACCAGCCCAATACCCAGAGGGGCATGTGCATGTTTGACGAGGATTTAAGCCTTATTGGCGGTAATGTCATAGGGGTTGAAATGCTGAAGACACCAACGATATTTGGCTCAAGTGTTCTTTACCACCTCAAGGAGCTATGCGTTGATCTTCTTGACGATCAAAGTTCGAATAATGCAGACAATATCCTTTTTGCTTCAAAAATGTTGAAAACAACAAATGGCGATCTTAAAATCGATATTTTTAGTAAAAATAATCAAAGAGCAAACAAAAGCCGTAAATATATCGTAGTTATGGAGTTTTGTAATGAGGAGCAGATTGTGGCAGATTACAAGTTTAAATTTTCAAAACGTGAAGCGGAAATAATCGATGGGCTTGTTCAGGGCAAGAACAATGCGCAGATTGCAAGAACTTTGGATTTATCTGAAAATACAGTAAAGACGCATATCAAAAACATATATAAAAAGACAGGAACATGTAACCGGGCTGAACTTACCTATGTGTTGATGCTGAACAAATGA
- a CDS encoding MBL fold metallo-hydrolase: MPEYMTLALPQTNCFFIKAKHGYLLVDCGRAQDKGSFLQAINKIGVSVTDISYLFLTHHHNDHCGLLDFLLKANPSLRVIMSSKCAEYLAAGIHQKHVNERYANTALDFIIGTYTRINKNWSETYKPYYYRKEDIIIEVDDDSILPKLGINGKILMTPGHTEDCISLVTGQTAFVGDAARNTLNFAGMPYYPILLYDADICRASWKKLVSEGVKKIFPAHGKPFDASQLITIGISQMESSQSKPK, from the coding sequence ATGCCGGAATATATGACTTTAGCCCTGCCGCAAACTAATTGTTTTTTCATTAAAGCAAAACATGGATATTTGCTGGTTGATTGCGGAAGAGCACAGGATAAGGGCAGTTTTTTGCAGGCCATCAACAAGATTGGGGTTTCGGTAACCGATATATCTTATCTGTTTTTGACCCATCACCATAATGACCACTGCGGGCTGCTTGATTTTTTATTGAAGGCAAACCCTTCGTTGCGGGTTATAATGAGCAGTAAATGCGCAGAATACCTGGCTGCGGGCATCCACCAGAAACACGTGAATGAAAGGTACGCAAATACGGCGTTAGACTTTATTATCGGTACTTACACGAGAATTAACAAAAACTGGTCGGAAACTTATAAACCATATTATTATCGTAAGGAAGACATTATTATTGAGGTTGATGACGACAGTATTCTGCCCAAACTTGGAATTAATGGAAAAATATTGATGACTCCGGGGCATACCGAGGACTGTATTTCCCTTGTTACAGGGCAGACCGCTTTTGTAGGGGATGCTGCCAGGAATACTCTTAACTTTGCCGGCATGCCATATTATCCGATACTTTTATATGATGCAGATATATGTCGTGCAAGCTGGAAAAAGCTTGTAAGTGAGGGGGTGAAAAAGATATTCCCGGCACACGGCAAACCTTTTGATGCCTCCCAGCTGATAACCATAGGAATTAGTCAGATGGAGTCCAGTCAATCAAAACCCAAGTAA